In the genome of Pseudomonadota bacterium, the window GCGGCGAAGGAGGTGTGGCGACGGTTTCCGGAATCGAACGGCGATTTTCGAACCAAACGATGAACCCCGGTTTCGGTGCGAAGCCAGCCGTAAGCATAAGGTCCTTCAACCCGCACGGTGGCGCTTTTAATGCCGGCTACATCCCCCGCGGAAACTTCCAGCAGCTCCGCTTTGAATTCGTGCTTCTCGGTCCAGCGCAGGTACATGCGTAGCAGCATCTCGGCCCAATCCTGCGCTTCCGTACCGCCAGATCCGGCCTGGATGTCCAGAAAGCAGGATGAGTCGTCCAGCTCGCCCGAAAACATCCGCTGAAATTCCAGCCCGACAATATCTCGCTCAAGCCCCTCGACGTCGGCGGCAACCTCCCCCGCCGTGGCCATATCATCTTCGACTTCGGCGAGCTCCAACAGCTCTCCGGCGTCGTTCAGTGCGCCATCGAGCCGCTCAAGCGTGAGCACTACGTGTTCCAGTCGAGCGCGCTCACGACCCAGCGCCTGGGCCCGTTCGGCGTCGGACCAGACGTCCGGCACCTCGAGTTCCCGTTCGACCTCAGTCAGACGCTCTTTCTTGGCATCGTAGTCAAAGATACCTCCGCAGGTCGTGCAAACGTTGCGACAGGTCTTTCAAGCTTGTTTTAACGCCGGCAAGCTCCATGATGTCAGTCCTCGAAACAGTCACTACGCAATCGACGCGGGCGGCCGATTCGACAAGCCGACGTCAAAATAGTCGCGTAGTTTAACTCAGCCGACGGGCGTTAGCAGCCGATTCAGGGAAACTTCAACAAGCGGTCGGACAGACCGAGGCGCCGCAAGACAGCGCTTAAGTGACGTCGCTGGAAGGTATATCGATAGCCATCCAGCGGAATCAGGGTCAGCCGTTTGACGTGATCGGAGCGAAGCCGGGCCATCAATGGCATCAACCAGGTTTCCTCCAGGGACGAAGCTGCCTCGTACCAGCCGTCAAGATCGCCATGGGCAGCCAACCGGTTCACCTGGGGCAGCAGCAACAAGACGCTGCCGTCCAGGTCATCAAAGTTCAGTTGGGCACACCCGGCGGGCGGTTCACGCCACAACGAGGCGGTGAAATCCGCCAATCCGGACAGGAAACCGCCCGGTCCGATGACGTGAGACCAGCGTTTCTGGGGTGCCGGACCAACTTCACCCTCACCCCAAAACCACAGGCTGTTGATTTCCCGCTGGCCCGTTTCCGCGCGGAGTCGGTTCACGGGATGGTCGTGGAACAGCATCTGGCATTCCGTGAGCATGGTCTGAAGAATCACGGCGTCTTCGCCCGCGGGCTGCGAATGATCGATTCGATCACCAACGACGGCGGAAAGACTTTCGGTTGCCAGGCGGAAGGGCCTGGGAAGATGTAAGTACCAGCGCCCCGACGTGGCCATCTCCAAACGATATCCGGCGCCCTCGAACGCCGCGTTATAGCTTTCCACCAGTGCCCGCGACTCCGCTGCCTGCAAGTTCAACGCGGTCTCGTCAAACAGCACCATCCCTTCGGTTCCCGCCTGAAGATTGACGGGGTCTGCACGCAGCACGGGGCCGGGCACCGCTCGCCCAAAATCCCCCAGATAACTCAAGGTGGCCACCGGCAAGTGATCTTGCACACCGGAGCCGATGCCGAACAACTTGAACAGGGCCGGCTCCAGCAATCGGGGCCGGAACTCGGCACGTTTGGCACGACACAAACAGGGACTGAGCGCCGGCAACACTTCCGCGAGCGGCAGATGAGCCTGCGGCACGCCGCGGACGGGACCGAGGATGCCAGGCACGAGAACGGTGAGATGGATCGCCATTGCGCCGCCCTTCAGATTCCGGCGTGAACGCCGGAATCTCGGCCCGATATCACGATGACCGGGCGACAACCGGCGAAACACACCAAGCGTGCGCGAGGCGTTGCTATTCTGGAGACGCCTGGGAGATGGAACCTCACCGAAGCGGCATCAACACGATGTGCATCCATGGACTGAGGCTCGCTTCTAGGCCAATCGATCGAGGATGGTTCTTTCCACCGCCTCGCGTTTCGCCTCCACGTCCAAGATCTCACTTTGCAACCGGTTGATGGCGATGTCCGGATCCTTCAAGCCGTGTCCGGTCAGCGTGCAAACCACCGTGCTGCCCGGCGGAATGCGACCCGCCTTGATATCCGAGATCGCACCGCAAACGGATGTGGCCGACGCCGGCTCGCAGAACACGCCTTCCCGGTCCGCCAGGTACTTCTGGGTTGTGACGATTTCGTCGTCGGAGAAATCCCGGAACCAACCACCGGATTCCGTTTGCGCGAGGTTCGCTTGCGTCCAGCTTTGAGGATGGCCAATACGAATGGCGGTGGCTACGGTCTCCGGCGCGTCGATCATATGCCCCTGGACGAAGGGCGAAGCGCCCGAGGCCTGATAACCGACCATTCTGGGGCGATGTTGCACCATGGGCACGTGAGTCAATTGACAGCCCCCCCCACAAAAGGCGCAGGCCTCGGTGGTTTTATGCCCGGGAGAGGTCATGAGTTCCGTATAGCCGATCCAATAGGCCGTGATATTCCCGGCATTACCCACCGGCAGACAATGGTAATCGGGCGCCCGGCCCAGCTCTTCCACGATTTCGAACGCGGCCGTTTTCTGGCCCTGGAGCCGGTAGGGGTTGATGGAATTGACCACCGTCACCGGCGCGGTATCCGCCAACTCTTTGACGAGGCGCATACCCACATCGAAGTTCCCCTTAATCTGCATCACCACCGCGCCGTGGGCCATCGCTTGCGCCAACTTGCCCATGGCAATCTTGCCGTCGGGAATAATGACAAATGCAGTGATCCCGGCGCGGGCGGCATAGGCCGCCGCCGAAGCCGAGGTATTGCCGGTGGAAGCGCAAATGATTGCGCGACTTCCTTCGGCCACCGCTTGGGTGACCGCCACGGTCATACCTCGATCCTTAAATGAACCGGTGGGATTGAGACCTTCGAATTTCACGTAAAGATGATGTTGCCCACCCAAATCGCGCTCGATGTTGTCCAAACGAATCAGCGGGGTATTACCTTCTCCGAGGCTGATAGGGCGAACATCCTCAGCCAGTGGCAGCCGATCCCGATAGCGCTCGATCAAGCCAGTGTAGCGAGGATGAAATTCCATGGGGTGGTTCTCCGATCGTAAACGTGAGTCCGTCGGCGCCGTTATTGAAACGCGTGCAGCCGAATGCGGGTAATTTGCTTGGACACCGAAACCAACTGCGCGATTTGCTTCAATGCTTCGTCTAGGCGGCCTTCTCGAACGACGTGGGTCAACAAGATGACCGGCAACTCCGCTTGACCCGGGCTCTGGGATGGTTTTTGCAGGATCGCCTCGATGCTGATGGCATGCTCGGCCAAGATGCGGGTGATATCCGCCATCACGCCCGGGTGATCCTCAACCTGCAGCCTCAAGTAGTAGGCCGCCTCCACCGATTCCATGGGGACAATCTCGGTATGTGAAATCGCATGATCCTGGAATCCCAAATAAGGAACTCGATGTTCCGGATCGGCACTGAGAACCCGAACCACATCCACCAGATCCGCCACCACCGCCGATGCCGTGGGCATCGCGCCGGCACCGGCTCCGTAGAACAACATGTCCCCTGCGGCATCACCATGAATCAAGACGGCGTTCATCACCCCATCCACACTGGCCAAAAGACCTTTGCGGGGTATCAGGGTGGGATGGACCCTCAGCTCAACGCCGCTTTCGGTTCGCTGAGCGATGCCCAAATGCTTGATCGCGTAGCCCAGCTCCGCGGCATATTCGATATCCTCATAGCCGATCGCACCGATACCTTCGGTATAAACGCGATCGAACTGGAGTGGGATACCGAAAGCGATCGCCGCCAGGATTGTCAGCTTGTGGGCGGCATCAACGCCTTCGACATCGAAGGTGGGATCGGCTTCGGCGTAACCCAGAGCCTGAGCTTCAGCGAGGGCATCGGAAAAATCCATGCCGCGATCCCGCATTTCCGTCAGGATAAAGTTAGTCGTCCCGTTGATAATGCCCGCCAGCCACTGAATGTGGTTGCCCGCCAAGCTCTCGCGTATCGCTTTGATGACGGGGATACCGCCACCGACCGCCGCCTCGAAGGCGACGATCACGCCCCGATCCCGCGCCGCCTGAAAAATCTCGTTGCCATGCTCCGCAATCAGCGCCTTGTTGGCGGTGACCACGTGTTTCCCTTCGGCGATGGCCTCAAGAACAAGCGTGCGCGTGGGTTCGAGCCCTCCCATCAGTTCCACGACCACCGAGATTTCGGGGTCTCGGATGACGGCATAGGGGTCTTCGGTCAATGCGGCCCCATCGATCGTGCAAGTACGCGGTTTGTTCAGATCTCTGACCGATGCGCGCTTCACGATGACCCGACGGCCGGCACGACGTTCGATTTCCTGTGCGCTGCGCGTAAGCAAATCCACGGTTCCGCAGCCGACGGTGCCAAGACCCAGTAGGCCGATATTCACTGCCTGCAAAAGCCCAATCTCCTCAATGAACAAAACTCAAGTCGCGAGCCATCATTAGCGTCAGGGTAGAGACTAACGGAGTACTCGACGCATGTTACGCAACGCCTGACGGGTACGATGCTCATTTTCGATCAAACTGAATCGAACGTGATCATCGCCATACTGGCCGAACCCGATGCCGGGCGAGACCGCCACCTTAGCCTCTTTGAGCAGCATTTTGCTGAACTCCAGCGACCCCATCTCCCGAAAACGCTCGGGAATGGGCGCCCAAACGAACATAGTCGCCTTGGGCTTTTCGCACTCCCAGCCCAACCGGTTCAAGCCCTCGCAGAGGACGTCCCGGCGCTTACGATACATCTCTCGGATCTCAGCGACGCAGTCCTGCGGGCCTTCCAGCGCCGCAATGGCCGCCACCTGGATGGGCGTGAAAATCCCGTAGTCCAGATAGGACTTCATACGGGCGAGCGCCTGGAGCAAAACGGGATTGCCGCACATAAAACCTACCCGCCAACCGGGCATGTTGTAGCTCTTTGAAAGCGTGTAGGACTCGATCGCCACTTCCTTCGCACCAGGCACCTGCAATATCGACGGCGCGGTGTAACCGTCGAAACACAAATCGGCGTATGCGATGTCGTGCAAAACCCAGATGCTGTGCTCACGGGCAATGGCGACGACTTTCTCGAAGAAATCCAGCTCGACGCAGTCCGTGGTGGGATTGCCGGGAAAGTTGAGAACCAACATTTTGGGCTTGGGCCAGGAATCTCGAATGGCTTTCTCGAGCTCAGCAAAAAAATCGCCGCCCGGAATCATGGGTACATGCCGGATGTCGGCACCGGCGATCACGAATCCATAAGGATGAATCGGATAGGCCGGATTGGGCACCAAGACCACATCACCCGGGCCGACTGTTGCCAATGCCAGGTGCGCCAGACCTTCTTTGGAACCGATGGTTACCAAAGCTTCGGATTCGGGATCCAGTTCCACTTGATAGCGGTCTCGATACCAATGACAAATCGCCCGCCGCAGACGGAGGATACCGCGAGACTGCGAATATCGGTGAGTGTCCCCGCGCTGAGCGGCTTCGATCAATTTGTCGACAATATGCCGCGGCGTGGGCTGATCCGGGTTGCCCATTCCGAAATCGACAATATCTTCACCACGAGCGCGGGCGGCCGCTTTCAGCTCGTTGA includes:
- the prfB gene encoding peptide chain release factor 2 (programmed frameshift) yields the protein MELAGVKTSLKDLSQRLHDLRRYLDYDAKKERLTEVERELEVPDVWSDAERAQALGRERARLEHVVLTLERLDGALNDAGELLELAEVEDDMATAGEVAADVEGLERDIVGLEFQRMFSGELDDSSCFLDIQAGSGGTEAQDWAEMLLRMYLRWTEKHEFKAELLEVSAGDVAGIKSATVRVEGPYAYGWLRTETGVHRLVRKSPFDSGNRRHTSFAAVFVAPEVDDDIEVEINPADLRIDVYRASGAGGQHVNRTESAVRITHLPTGVVVQCQNNRSQHQNKDTAMKQLKAKLYELELQKRQEKAQVQEDSKADIGWGSQIRSYVLDQSRIKDLRTGVENSNPQSVLDGDLDPFIEASLKQAL
- the thrC gene encoding threonine synthase, translating into MEFHPRYTGLIERYRDRLPLAEDVRPISLGEGNTPLIRLDNIERDLGGQHHLYVKFEGLNPTGSFKDRGMTVAVTQAVAEGSRAIICASTGNTSASAAAYAARAGITAFVIIPDGKIAMGKLAQAMAHGAVVMQIKGNFDVGMRLVKELADTAPVTVVNSINPYRLQGQKTAAFEIVEELGRAPDYHCLPVGNAGNITAYWIGYTELMTSPGHKTTEACAFCGGGCQLTHVPMVQHRPRMVGYQASGASPFVQGHMIDAPETVATAIRIGHPQSWTQANLAQTESGGWFRDFSDDEIVTTQKYLADREGVFCEPASATSVCGAISDIKAGRIPPGSTVVCTLTGHGLKDPDIAINRLQSEILDVEAKREAVERTILDRLA
- a CDS encoding homoserine dehydrogenase is translated as MQAVNIGLLGLGTVGCGTVDLLTRSAQEIERRAGRRVIVKRASVRDLNKPRTCTIDGAALTEDPYAVIRDPEISVVVELMGGLEPTRTLVLEAIAEGKHVVTANKALIAEHGNEIFQAARDRGVIVAFEAAVGGGIPVIKAIRESLAGNHIQWLAGIINGTTNFILTEMRDRGMDFSDALAEAQALGYAEADPTFDVEGVDAAHKLTILAAIAFGIPLQFDRVYTEGIGAIGYEDIEYAAELGYAIKHLGIAQRTESGVELRVHPTLIPRKGLLASVDGVMNAVLIHGDAAGDMLFYGAGAGAMPTASAVVADLVDVVRVLSADPEHRVPYLGFQDHAISHTEIVPMESVEAAYYLRLQVEDHPGVMADITRILAEHAISIEAILQKPSQSPGQAELPVILLTHVVREGRLDEALKQIAQLVSVSKQITRIRLHAFQ